One stretch of Akkermansia massiliensis DNA includes these proteins:
- a CDS encoding metal-dependent transcriptional regulator, with translation MTSSREDYLKAIAELQRSRERVGNRHIADYLGVSAASVSEIIRKMEKEGLVESMERRSIRLTRKGEEAAMQLVRIHRLWEVFLVEHLGYSWGDVHEEAEKLEHAASPRLMEKLDRFLGYPEMCPHGRRIPGREDGPLPEGPLSRLSDIPAGIPAVIRRVPESKELLELLTSLGIHLHETVALMEAEAHSGAFLVKAEEGQRLELPAAAADAILVEVSA, from the coding sequence ATGACCAGCAGCCGTGAAGATTATTTGAAAGCGATCGCCGAGCTCCAGCGGAGCAGGGAGAGGGTCGGCAACAGGCATATTGCTGATTATCTGGGCGTTTCTGCCGCTTCCGTCAGCGAGATTATCCGGAAGATGGAGAAGGAAGGCCTGGTGGAGAGCATGGAAAGACGCTCCATCCGCCTGACGCGGAAGGGAGAGGAAGCCGCCATGCAGCTGGTGCGCATTCACCGGCTGTGGGAGGTTTTCCTGGTGGAACATCTCGGGTATTCGTGGGGGGACGTTCATGAAGAGGCGGAGAAGCTGGAACATGCGGCTTCCCCCCGCTTGATGGAAAAACTGGACCGTTTTCTCGGTTATCCGGAGATGTGCCCCCACGGAAGGAGGATTCCGGGGAGGGAGGACGGGCCGCTGCCGGAAGGGCCGCTTTCCCGCCTGTCCGACATCCCGGCAGGGATTCCGGCCGTAATCAGGCGCGTTCCCGAATCGAAAGAGCTGCTGGAGCTTCTCACCTCCCTGGGCATTCATCTTCATGAAACGGTAGCCCTGATGGAGGCGGAAGCGCACAGCGGAGCGTTTCTGGTGAAGGCGGAAGAAGGACAGCGGCTGGAATTGCCTGCCGCCGCCGCTGACGCCATCCTCGTGGAAGTTTCTGCATGA
- a CDS encoding acyl-CoA thioesterase — MENTYHHTQLPEGRIPALRVEPMPADTNQSGEVFGGWVMSQVDLAGANTAMRYALSRYIVTRAVSSLTFEAPVLVGDVVSFYTEIIKVGRTSVTVKVEVYAERLTKLCNNIAKITEAELVYVALGADKKPITLEESRAQFAQCCSLETGDSVSCS, encoded by the coding sequence ATGGAAAATACATACCACCATACCCAGCTTCCGGAGGGACGCATTCCCGCCCTGCGCGTGGAACCGATGCCTGCGGACACCAATCAGAGCGGGGAAGTGTTCGGCGGCTGGGTGATGAGCCAGGTGGACCTGGCGGGAGCCAATACGGCCATGCGTTATGCGTTGAGCCGCTACATCGTGACGCGTGCAGTCAGCAGCCTGACGTTTGAAGCTCCCGTGCTGGTGGGCGATGTGGTTTCCTTTTATACGGAGATTATCAAGGTGGGGCGCACCTCCGTCACCGTAAAGGTGGAGGTGTACGCGGAACGCCTGACGAAGCTCTGCAATAATATTGCCAAGATTACGGAGGCGGAGCTGGTTTACGTGGCCCTGGGGGCGGACAAGAAGCCGATTACCCTGGAAGAGTCCCGCGCCCAGTTCGCGCAGTGCTGCTCCCTTGAAACGGGGGACAGCGTTTCCTGTTCCTGA
- a CDS encoding chromate transporter, which yields MTQALWQLFSVFLQIGAFSIGGGYAVIPMIRDQVVIHQGWITQKVFTDIITISQMTPGPLAINTSTFVGLQIAGIPGAVAATLGCIIPGVAAALLLHLFFQRHKKSAYVSGVLEGLKAASVGLIMSAGGTILLLTFCGTFDWHAIAEVDFPSILLFGAALFVLRKWKMNPILLMTLTGVAGYFIYGLS from the coding sequence ATGACTCAGGCATTATGGCAGCTTTTCAGCGTCTTTCTCCAGATCGGAGCGTTCAGCATCGGAGGCGGCTACGCCGTCATCCCGATGATCCGGGACCAGGTGGTCATTCACCAGGGCTGGATTACCCAGAAGGTTTTTACCGATATCATCACGATTTCCCAGATGACGCCAGGCCCTCTGGCCATCAACACCTCTACCTTCGTCGGGCTGCAAATCGCCGGCATTCCCGGCGCCGTGGCGGCCACCCTGGGCTGCATCATTCCCGGCGTGGCGGCGGCGCTGCTGCTGCACCTTTTCTTCCAAAGGCATAAAAAATCCGCTTATGTTTCCGGGGTGCTGGAAGGGCTGAAAGCGGCTTCCGTGGGCCTGATCATGTCCGCGGGCGGCACCATCCTGCTGCTGACCTTCTGCGGCACCTTTGACTGGCACGCCATCGCGGAAGTGGACTTCCCGAGCATTCTCCTGTTCGGCGCGGCCCTGTTCGTCCTGCGGAAATGGAAAATGAACCCCATCCTGCTGATGACCCTGACGGGAGTGGCCGGATACTTCATTTACGGACTGTCCTGA
- a CDS encoding alginate lyase family protein codes for MSFGGTALSFLLLTALLLPTAHGGPLDAPVITLGEKKSLFGEKAQANEYVSYALYYWPDPANPEGPYKPIDGKKNQRLRSMDDSGKMAAFIGTVCSLGRQYELNRDPRAASRAGEWLRAWFIAPATRMQPHLKYAQIRPGHRTEGDGGGIIDLYRMPDFLDALAALKRSGALTKEEWKRVDAWLNQYYAWLATSRQGRHAHTRSNNHYLFYVAQCAHLAHFLGRDNEARQWLAEAFANMDRHIAPDGSQPEELKRAEPWQYSVYTLQAWGYLVQIAERMGDKNYRYRKTAAGASIQKAADYLLPFRTHPEAWPWKGSRAGTPLPAIFEPSRPDKEKQDRP; via the coding sequence ATGTCCTTCGGCGGCACTGCTCTGTCTTTTCTTCTTTTAACGGCCCTGCTCCTTCCCACGGCGCATGGCGGCCCGCTGGATGCTCCCGTCATCACCCTTGGAGAGAAAAAAAGCCTGTTCGGAGAAAAGGCGCAGGCTAATGAATACGTCAGCTATGCCCTCTACTACTGGCCTGACCCCGCCAATCCGGAAGGCCCCTACAAGCCCATTGACGGCAAAAAGAACCAACGGCTCCGCAGCATGGACGACAGCGGCAAGATGGCCGCTTTTATCGGTACGGTTTGCAGCCTGGGACGCCAGTACGAACTCAACAGGGACCCGCGAGCCGCTTCTCGTGCCGGGGAATGGCTGAGAGCCTGGTTCATTGCTCCGGCAACCCGCATGCAGCCCCACCTGAAATACGCCCAGATCCGCCCCGGACACCGGACGGAAGGCGACGGAGGCGGCATCATAGACCTTTACCGCATGCCCGATTTTCTGGATGCCCTGGCGGCGTTGAAACGCTCCGGGGCCTTGACAAAAGAGGAATGGAAGCGGGTGGACGCGTGGCTGAACCAGTACTACGCATGGCTGGCCACCAGCAGGCAGGGCAGGCATGCGCATACGCGCAGCAACAACCATTACCTGTTCTATGTGGCGCAATGCGCCCATCTGGCTCACTTTCTGGGCCGCGACAACGAAGCGCGCCAATGGCTGGCGGAAGCCTTCGCCAACATGGACCGCCACATTGCCCCCGACGGTTCCCAGCCGGAAGAACTCAAGCGGGCGGAACCATGGCAATACAGTGTTTACACCCTTCAGGCCTGGGGCTACCTCGTGCAAATTGCGGAACGCATGGGAGATAAAAACTACCGTTACCGGAAAACGGCCGCCGGGGCTTCCATCCAGAAAGCTGCGGACTATCTCCTGCCGTTCCGTACCCATCCGGAAGCGTGGCCCTGGAAAGGCTCCAGGGCAGGAACCCCGCTTCCCGCCATCTTTGAACCGTCCCGGCCGGATAAGGAAAAACAGGACCGCCCTTGA
- a CDS encoding SDR family oxidoreductase: MSTKDIHEMQDPRDEFRQEGYEKQQQKAPGLQSEMEPVPDAGEQSYHGCGKLRGRKALVTGGDSGIGRAAAIAYAREGADVALNYLPEEQSDAEEVAELIRKEGRNAVLLPGDLSDEAFCQKLVRDALEKLGGLDILALVAGKQVAVEDIQDITTEQLTKTFEVNVFSLFWIAKEALPHLKPGASIITCSSIQAYQPGKNLVDYASTKAAIIAFSRALAKQVASKGIRVNVVAPGPIWTALQVTGGQLQKDLPEFGQKTPLKRAGQPVELSGLYVFLASQESSFITAEVFGVTGGMHLA; encoded by the coding sequence ATGAGTACTAAAGACATTCACGAAATGCAGGACCCGCGCGACGAATTCCGCCAGGAAGGGTATGAAAAACAGCAGCAGAAAGCTCCCGGGCTCCAGTCCGAAATGGAACCCGTGCCGGACGCCGGAGAACAAAGCTATCATGGCTGCGGCAAGCTCCGTGGACGGAAGGCCCTGGTCACGGGGGGAGATTCAGGCATAGGCCGTGCGGCCGCCATTGCGTATGCACGCGAAGGAGCCGACGTAGCCCTGAACTACCTTCCCGAAGAACAGAGCGATGCCGAGGAAGTGGCGGAGCTCATCAGGAAGGAAGGGCGGAACGCCGTTCTGCTGCCGGGCGACCTCAGCGATGAAGCCTTCTGTCAAAAACTCGTCAGGGACGCTCTGGAAAAACTTGGCGGCCTGGACATTCTGGCCCTGGTGGCCGGCAAGCAGGTAGCGGTGGAGGACATTCAGGACATTACCACGGAGCAATTGACTAAGACATTTGAAGTGAATGTTTTCTCCCTGTTCTGGATTGCCAAGGAAGCCCTTCCGCACCTCAAGCCGGGAGCGAGCATCATCACGTGTTCTTCCATCCAGGCCTACCAGCCCGGCAAGAACCTGGTGGACTATGCCTCCACGAAAGCGGCCATCATCGCCTTCAGCCGCGCCCTGGCCAAGCAGGTAGCCTCCAAGGGCATCCGGGTGAACGTGGTAGCTCCCGGCCCCATCTGGACGGCTCTGCAAGTGACCGGAGGCCAGTTGCAGAAGGACCTGCCGGAATTCGGGCAGAAAACGCCCCTCAAGCGGGCCGGACAGCCCGTGGAGCTCTCCGGCCTGTACGTCTTCCTCGCCTCCCAGGAATCCAGCTTCATCACTGCGGAAGTCTTCGGCGTCACCGGCGGCATGCATCTGGCCTGA
- a CDS encoding phosphoadenosine phosphosulfate reductase, with protein MKTYLDKNVYEAALERIAYCFQEFDNVLVAFSGGKDSGVLLNLCYNYADEHGLLDKLTMYHLDYEAQYQMTTEYVTRTFLEQFPGIRKMWYCVPIKAQSACALGEPYWTPWDAAKKKLWVRAMPENPYVVHEGNLDVPFRHGMVDYEFQDKLSRHFAKKRGTTAVMVGLRADESLNRYAAVARGKKRRSYEGRKWITQTSAVTANVYPLYDWRVSDIWTATARFGFDYNRLYDLLYQAGLTAGQMRVASPFNDCAQESLKLYKVIDPSNWARMIGRVNGVNFTGLYGGTTAMGWKTIKLPPGHTWKSYYEFLLSTMDARTAAHYNNILEKSKRYWMQGGTVDPGTADEVLAAYPLAAVTGKSGRYDGRDIVQFMGYPDDMPVSNFRQVPSYKRMCICIMKNDYFCRYAGFSPTKGAIARRRAAVNKYRNIS; from the coding sequence GTGAAAACCTACCTGGACAAAAACGTCTATGAAGCGGCCCTGGAGCGCATAGCCTATTGCTTCCAGGAGTTTGACAATGTTCTGGTGGCCTTCTCGGGCGGCAAGGACAGCGGCGTCCTGCTCAATCTGTGCTACAATTACGCCGACGAACACGGTCTGCTGGACAAGCTGACCATGTACCACCTTGATTATGAGGCCCAGTACCAGATGACGACCGAGTATGTGACCCGGACGTTCCTGGAACAGTTCCCGGGCATCCGTAAAATGTGGTACTGCGTGCCGATTAAGGCCCAGTCGGCATGCGCCCTGGGGGAACCTTACTGGACGCCGTGGGACGCCGCCAAAAAAAAACTGTGGGTGCGGGCCATGCCGGAAAATCCCTATGTGGTTCACGAAGGGAATCTGGACGTTCCGTTCCGGCACGGCATGGTGGACTACGAATTCCAGGACAAGCTCTCGCGCCATTTTGCCAAAAAGCGCGGCACCACCGCTGTCATGGTGGGGCTGCGGGCGGATGAAAGCCTCAACAGGTACGCGGCCGTGGCACGCGGCAAAAAAAGGAGATCCTACGAGGGCAGGAAGTGGATTACGCAGACCAGTGCCGTGACGGCCAACGTTTACCCTCTCTATGACTGGCGCGTCAGCGATATTTGGACGGCCACCGCCCGCTTTGGTTTTGACTACAACCGTCTCTATGACCTCTTGTACCAGGCGGGCCTTACTGCCGGGCAGATGCGGGTGGCAAGCCCGTTCAACGACTGTGCCCAGGAAAGCCTGAAGCTCTACAAAGTGATCGATCCCTCCAACTGGGCGCGCATGATCGGCCGGGTCAACGGCGTCAATTTTACGGGCCTGTACGGAGGCACGACGGCCATGGGCTGGAAAACCATCAAGCTGCCGCCCGGCCATACCTGGAAATCGTATTATGAATTCCTGCTTTCCACGATGGATGCGAGGACGGCGGCCCACTACAACAACATCCTGGAAAAATCCAAAAGGTACTGGATGCAGGGGGGAACCGTCGATCCCGGAACCGCCGATGAAGTGCTGGCGGCCTACCCGCTGGCTGCCGTGACGGGAAAATCGGGTCGCTACGATGGACGCGATATCGTTCAATTCATGGGTTATCCCGACGACATGCCCGTCAGCAATTTCCGGCAGGTGCCCTCTTACAAGCGCATGTGCATCTGCATCATGAAAAATGACTATTTCTGCAGATATGCCGGATTCAGTCCAACCAAGGGAGCGATTGCCCGGCGCCGTGCCGCCGTCAACAAATACCGCAACATTTCATGA
- the feoB gene encoding ferrous iron transport protein B — MEGERVRLDSGTEKGGSSGAAEERMPIVALAGAPNVGKSTVFNALTGLRQHTGNWPGKTVVRAEGIVGRGPREYLLVDTPGTYSLLACSSDEEAARDFICFGDADAVIVVCSATNLERDLNLALQVMETTGNVVVCVNLMDEARRKGIRIDCPLLEKRLGVPVVPASAAKGEGLDVLADTVQRMAWSGERRPPLRLPYGEHVEPWLARLEMLAGRLPWRGLSPRWAAVKLLEGDEGTLRLLEQYAGTGLREEKEVQEILREAAAAEAGSSGSSFGDRVAAVFVEQAERLCRGVVALPDGGGLGRDRRIDKVLMGRWTAYPLMFALMVLIFWITIVGANYPSQWLADLLGKGQEALTDLFRLAHAPEWLHGVLVLGVYRVVAWVVSVMLPPMAIFFPLFTLLEDSGYLPRVAFNMDKVFQKCCGCGKQALTMCMGFGCNAAGITGCRIIDSPRERLVAILTNNFVPCNGRFPTLIALMTMFFAGTVASGLQPLASVAGLVLLIGLGVGMTFAITALLSHTILKGTPSSFTLELPPYRKPQIGRVIVRSFLDRTLAVLWRAVMVAAPAGIVIWLMANIRVGDSSLLVHGTQWLDPAGRLMGLDGVILMAFILGIPANEIVFPLIIMGYLASDNMMDMDDMNELKSLLTNNGWTWVTALCTMLFSLMHWPCSTALLTVRKETGKWKWAVLAFAIPTACGVVMCLLVAGTARLLGFA, encoded by the coding sequence ATGGAAGGAGAACGGGTGAGGCTGGACAGCGGAACGGAGAAGGGCGGATCTTCCGGCGCGGCGGAAGAACGCATGCCCATCGTGGCCCTGGCGGGCGCTCCCAACGTGGGAAAGAGCACGGTGTTCAATGCGCTGACGGGGCTGAGGCAGCATACCGGGAACTGGCCCGGCAAGACGGTCGTCCGCGCGGAAGGCATTGTGGGGCGCGGTCCCCGGGAGTACCTTTTGGTGGATACGCCGGGCACGTATTCCCTGCTGGCCTGTTCTTCGGATGAAGAGGCGGCACGGGATTTCATTTGTTTCGGTGACGCGGATGCCGTCATTGTCGTCTGTTCCGCCACCAATCTGGAACGGGATTTGAACCTGGCCCTCCAGGTGATGGAAACGACGGGAAATGTAGTGGTCTGCGTCAATTTAATGGATGAGGCCCGGCGGAAGGGCATCCGCATCGACTGCCCGCTTTTGGAAAAACGCCTGGGAGTTCCCGTGGTTCCGGCATCGGCGGCGAAAGGTGAAGGCCTGGACGTTCTGGCTGATACGGTGCAGCGGATGGCGTGGTCCGGAGAGAGGCGGCCCCCCCTCCGGCTGCCCTATGGGGAGCACGTGGAACCGTGGCTGGCGCGTTTGGAAATGTTGGCCGGGCGTCTTCCGTGGCGCGGTTTGTCGCCCCGCTGGGCAGCCGTCAAGCTGCTGGAAGGGGACGAGGGAACGTTGCGGCTTCTGGAGCAGTACGCGGGAACCGGTTTGAGAGAGGAGAAGGAGGTGCAGGAGATTCTCCGTGAGGCCGCCGCCGCGGAGGCCGGTTCTTCAGGCAGTTCTTTTGGCGACCGCGTGGCGGCGGTATTCGTGGAACAGGCGGAACGCCTGTGCAGGGGAGTGGTCGCTTTGCCGGACGGAGGGGGGCTGGGGCGCGACAGGCGCATCGACAAGGTGCTGATGGGGCGGTGGACGGCTTATCCCCTGATGTTCGCCCTGATGGTGCTGATTTTCTGGATCACCATCGTGGGGGCGAATTATCCTTCCCAATGGCTGGCCGACCTGCTTGGAAAAGGCCAGGAGGCGCTGACGGACCTGTTCCGCCTGGCGCATGCTCCGGAATGGCTGCACGGCGTGCTGGTGCTGGGCGTTTACCGCGTGGTGGCGTGGGTCGTGTCCGTCATGCTGCCGCCCATGGCCATCTTTTTCCCCCTCTTCACGCTGCTGGAGGATTCCGGTTATCTGCCCCGCGTGGCGTTCAACATGGACAAGGTGTTCCAGAAGTGCTGCGGCTGCGGCAAGCAGGCGCTGACCATGTGCATGGGGTTCGGCTGCAATGCCGCGGGCATCACCGGATGCCGGATTATCGATTCCCCCCGGGAACGGCTCGTAGCCATTTTGACGAATAATTTCGTCCCCTGCAACGGCAGGTTCCCGACGCTGATTGCCCTCATGACCATGTTTTTTGCGGGGACGGTGGCGTCCGGGTTGCAGCCGCTGGCTTCCGTGGCGGGCCTGGTGCTGCTGATCGGGTTGGGCGTGGGAATGACGTTTGCGATAACGGCCCTCCTGTCCCATACGATTCTCAAGGGAACTCCGTCTTCCTTTACCCTGGAACTGCCCCCCTACCGCAAGCCCCAGATCGGCCGCGTGATCGTCCGCTCCTTTCTGGACAGAACCCTGGCGGTCCTGTGGCGCGCGGTAATGGTGGCGGCTCCGGCGGGAATCGTCATCTGGCTGATGGCGAATATCCGCGTTGGAGACTCCAGCCTGCTTGTCCACGGCACGCAGTGGCTGGACCCCGCCGGGCGGCTGATGGGTCTGGACGGCGTGATCCTGATGGCGTTCATCCTCGGCATTCCGGCCAATGAAATCGTTTTCCCCCTCATCATCATGGGTTACCTGGCTTCCGACAACATGATGGACATGGACGATATGAACGAGCTGAAGTCCCTCCTGACCAATAACGGTTGGACCTGGGTGACGGCGTTGTGCACCATGCTGTTTTCCCTGATGCACTGGCCGTGTTCAACGGCTCTTCTCACCGTCCGCAAGGAGACGGGCAAATGGAAGTGGGCTGTTCTTGCCTTCGCCATTCCGACGGCCTGCGGCGTCGTGATGTGCCTTCTGGTGGCGGGAACGGCGCGCCTGCTGGGGTTTGCCTGA
- a CDS encoding FeoA family protein, whose product MTLNQLPEGETARIESLGMEGRLRRRLMDIGMIPGTRVECLERGPFGDPVAFLVRGTVMAFRSSDLEMITVKSA is encoded by the coding sequence ATGACATTGAACCAGTTGCCTGAAGGGGAGACCGCCAGGATTGAGTCTCTCGGGATGGAAGGCCGTTTGAGACGGCGGTTGATGGATATAGGCATGATTCCCGGCACCCGGGTGGAATGCCTGGAACGGGGGCCGTTCGGAGACCCCGTCGCTTTTCTTGTGCGCGGAACGGTCATGGCGTTCAGGTCTTCCGATCTGGAAATGATTACCGTTAAGTCCGCGTGA
- the leuB gene encoding 3-isopropylmalate dehydrogenase, with product MSEHHHHIAVLAGDGIGPEVMAEALKVLDAVSSKFGFTVSRKEAFVGGAGIDHCGKALPEETIRACEEADAVLFGSVGGPKWEHLPANEQPERGALLPLRKHFGLYANLRPGVCLPALTHASPIKNELIEGGFDILCVRELTGGLYFGQPRFREQEGDDEVVVDTMRYHKSEMVRIAKVAFEAARGRRKRVTSVDKANVLTNSLLWRETMIEVSRDYPDVELLHMYVDNAAMQLVRNPRQFDVLVTENLFGDILSDEMAMICGSLGMLPSASLCQGNEDNGLFFGLYEPSGGSAPDIAGKGIANPIAQILSLSMLLRYSLGEKDAADAIDAAVRRVIEQGYRTRDLATGASGEIRVNTAEMGDTIIAAL from the coding sequence ATGAGTGAACATCACCATCATATTGCTGTTCTGGCCGGCGACGGCATCGGGCCCGAGGTCATGGCGGAGGCCCTGAAGGTTCTGGACGCCGTAAGTTCCAAGTTTGGATTTACCGTGAGCCGCAAGGAGGCTTTTGTGGGCGGCGCGGGCATCGACCATTGCGGCAAGGCCCTTCCGGAAGAGACCATCCGAGCCTGTGAAGAGGCGGACGCCGTCCTGTTCGGCTCCGTAGGCGGCCCCAAGTGGGAGCACCTTCCCGCCAATGAACAGCCGGAGCGCGGCGCCCTGCTGCCGCTGAGAAAGCATTTCGGCCTGTACGCCAATCTGCGCCCGGGCGTATGCCTGCCTGCCCTGACCCACGCCTCTCCCATCAAGAATGAATTGATCGAAGGCGGTTTTGACATTTTATGCGTCCGGGAACTGACCGGCGGCCTGTACTTCGGCCAGCCCCGTTTCCGCGAACAGGAGGGGGACGACGAAGTCGTCGTGGATACCATGCGCTACCACAAGAGCGAGATGGTGCGCATCGCCAAAGTGGCGTTCGAGGCCGCGCGAGGGCGCCGCAAGCGCGTCACCAGCGTGGACAAGGCCAACGTGCTGACCAATTCCCTGCTGTGGCGCGAGACGATGATTGAGGTTTCCAGGGATTATCCGGACGTGGAACTGCTCCACATGTACGTGGACAATGCCGCCATGCAGCTGGTGCGCAATCCCCGCCAGTTTGACGTGCTGGTGACGGAGAACCTGTTCGGGGACATTCTTTCCGACGAGATGGCCATGATCTGCGGCTCCCTGGGCATGCTGCCCAGCGCCAGCCTGTGCCAGGGCAATGAGGACAACGGCCTGTTTTTCGGCCTCTACGAGCCTTCCGGCGGCTCCGCCCCGGACATCGCCGGCAAGGGCATTGCCAATCCGATCGCCCAGATTCTTTCCCTCTCCATGCTGCTGCGCTATTCCCTCGGGGAAAAGGACGCGGCAGACGCCATTGACGCCGCCGTGCGCCGCGTGATTGAACAGGGCTACCGCACGCGAGACCTGGCTACGGGCGCCTCCGGAGAAATCCGCGTGAATACCGCGGAAATGGGGGATACCATTATTGCGGCCCTTTAA
- a CDS encoding IbrB-like domain-containing protein — protein MNPPYQSPVYQIRRVPLDQIRSNAYNPNSVAPPEMKLLYQSIKEDGYTMPIVCYQLEDGTYEIVDGFHRCQIMKTYRDIYEREDGMMPVAVIDKPLGNRMASTIRHNRARGSHNIGLMTSIIQELTEAGMSDAWILKNLGMDAEELLRLKQLSGIAALFRDGEFSRAWESK, from the coding sequence ATGAACCCCCCCTATCAATCCCCCGTTTATCAAATCCGGCGTGTTCCGCTGGACCAAATCCGCTCCAATGCCTATAACCCGAACAGTGTGGCGCCGCCTGAAATGAAGCTGCTCTACCAGAGCATCAAGGAGGACGGCTACACGATGCCGATTGTCTGCTATCAACTGGAGGACGGCACCTATGAAATCGTTGACGGCTTCCACCGCTGCCAGATCATGAAAACTTACCGCGACATCTACGAACGGGAGGATGGCATGATGCCGGTGGCCGTTATCGACAAGCCTCTTGGAAACCGCATGGCCTCCACCATCAGGCACAACCGTGCCCGCGGGTCTCACAATATCGGACTGATGACCAGCATTATCCAGGAACTGACGGAAGCGGGCATGTCGGATGCGTGGATACTCAAAAACCTCGGCATGGATGCGGAGGAATTGTTGCGCCTCAAGCAGCTCAGCGGCATTGCGGCCCTGTTCCGGGACGGCGAATTCAGCCGGGCGTGGGAATCGAAATAA
- a CDS encoding thermonuclease family protein: MFQRCCHGCLFSFAADRPVRERLSPKNDCLLQFFELYHFFMRWLLVFLMSSCMAFGESIRGVVINVIDGDTITLLEKTPEQKRTYRIRLEGIDTPERGQNGYEGAKEYLEKLIWGETVTVKYSQHDRYGRILGEVWYGKVFVNEELVKDGWAWIYKNFSASRKLASLEAEARKSKKGLWAEPNPIPPWEWKAAKRREDAAGMFLTEQVSRENVSFRVP; the protein is encoded by the coding sequence ATGTTCCAACGGTGCTGCCATGGATGTTTGTTTTCATTTGCGGCCGACCGGCCGGTGCGGGAAAGACTTTCTCCAAAGAATGATTGCTTGTTGCAATTTTTTGAATTATATCATTTTTTTATGAGATGGCTACTGGTTTTCCTGATGAGCTCTTGCATGGCTTTTGGTGAAAGTATCAGGGGAGTTGTGATTAACGTGATTGACGGCGATACCATTACTCTCCTGGAAAAAACGCCCGAACAGAAGCGGACCTACCGGATACGGCTTGAAGGAATTGATACGCCGGAAAGGGGGCAAAACGGGTATGAAGGAGCCAAGGAGTATCTGGAAAAGCTGATTTGGGGAGAGACGGTTACAGTCAAGTACAGCCAGCATGACAGGTACGGCCGTATTTTGGGGGAAGTCTGGTATGGAAAGGTGTTCGTCAATGAGGAGTTGGTGAAGGATGGATGGGCGTGGATCTATAAAAATTTTTCCGCCAGCCGGAAACTCGCTTCCCTTGAAGCGGAGGCCAGGAAGTCCAAAAAAGGCCTTTGGGCGGAGCCGAATCCCATCCCGCCGTGGGAATGGAAAGCCGCGAAGAGAAGGGAAGATGCCGCCGGAATGTTCCTTACTGAACAGGTTTCCCGGGAAAACGTCTCTTTCCGGGTGCCGTGA
- a CDS encoding chromate transporter, whose product MTGEKVKKCLWLFWINLFIGAFTFGGGYIVVPMINKYFVWKKRLFSKEELLSMAAIAQSTPGAIAVNLSALAGHRTAGMAGVICSCLGAIIPPLVILSIITVWYDAFSSNPAVEAVLRGMQAGVAALIVDIVVDMWQMILRRKSALLNALVPGAFLASFAFHANIAAILAVCCLLSLWHVRKTLGRRAG is encoded by the coding sequence ATGACCGGAGAAAAAGTGAAAAAATGCCTTTGGCTCTTCTGGATCAACCTCTTTATCGGGGCATTCACGTTCGGGGGCGGCTACATTGTCGTGCCGATGATCAATAAATACTTTGTCTGGAAAAAACGGCTGTTTTCCAAAGAGGAGCTTCTCTCCATGGCCGCCATCGCGCAATCCACGCCCGGAGCCATTGCCGTCAACCTCTCCGCGCTGGCGGGGCACCGCACCGCAGGCATGGCCGGAGTCATTTGCAGCTGCCTGGGCGCCATCATCCCGCCGCTGGTCATTCTTTCCATCATCACCGTCTGGTATGACGCCTTCAGTTCCAATCCCGCCGTGGAAGCGGTCCTCCGGGGAATGCAGGCAGGCGTGGCGGCCCTCATTGTGGACATAGTCGTGGACATGTGGCAGATGATCCTGCGCAGAAAATCCGCCCTGCTGAACGCGCTGGTTCCGGGCGCGTTCCTCGCCAGCTTCGCCTTTCACGCCAACATCGCCGCCATTCTGGCCGTGTGCTGCCTCCTGAGCCTGTGGCACGTCCGGAAAACGCTGGGAAGGAGGGCCGGATGA